Proteins encoded by one window of Streptomyces sp. LX-29:
- a CDS encoding sugar ABC transporter permease, translating to MSRPPRRRAGRGRAPGEPRAVGYLYVLPALLLYAAFLLYPFGQSVWLSFLHWDGLTRATPAGLDNYRDLFTDPELRAPFAHALLLLLFSSALPVLIGLLLAAALSRNRVRGTTFFRTVLFLPQVLALTVVGVAWRSILAPDGLLNDTLRALGLGRLARPWLGDYDWALPAVGIVGTWVGTGLCLVLFLAGAQRIPRELYEAARLDGAGPLREFRAVTLPGLRPQLAVALTLTIAAGLRNFDLIYITTGGGPGDATSVPAYEVYHRAFETNQVGSAAAVGVALTVLIFALTVTVARLAEGRRP from the coding sequence GTGAGCCGCCCACCCCGCCGGCGGGCCGGCCGGGGGCGGGCGCCCGGCGAGCCGCGCGCCGTCGGCTACCTCTACGTTCTCCCGGCCCTCCTCCTCTACGCGGCCTTCCTGCTCTACCCCTTCGGCCAGTCGGTCTGGCTCTCCTTCCTGCACTGGGACGGGCTGACCCGCGCCACCCCGGCCGGCCTCGACAACTACCGCGATCTGTTCACCGACCCCGAGTTGCGCGCGCCCTTCGCCCACGCGCTGCTGCTCCTGCTCTTCTCCTCCGCGCTGCCGGTGCTCATCGGGCTGCTGCTGGCCGCCGCGCTGTCCCGGAACCGGGTGCGCGGCACGACCTTCTTCCGCACCGTGCTGTTCCTGCCCCAGGTGTTGGCACTGACCGTGGTCGGCGTCGCCTGGCGCTCCATCCTCGCCCCCGACGGCCTGCTCAACGACACGCTGCGGGCGCTCGGCCTGGGGCGGCTGGCCCGGCCCTGGCTGGGCGACTACGACTGGGCGCTGCCCGCCGTCGGCATCGTGGGCACCTGGGTCGGCACCGGGCTGTGCCTGGTGCTCTTCCTCGCCGGGGCGCAGCGCATCCCACGCGAGCTGTACGAGGCGGCGCGGCTGGACGGCGCCGGGCCGCTGCGCGAGTTCCGCGCCGTGACCCTGCCCGGGCTGCGGCCGCAGCTGGCGGTCGCGCTGACCCTGACCATCGCGGCCGGGCTGCGCAACTTCGACCTCATCTACATCACCACCGGCGGCGGGCCGGGCGACGCCACCTCCGTGCCGGCCTACGAGGTCTACCACCGGGCCTTCGAGACCAACCAGGTGGGCTCCGCCGCCGCCGTCGGCGTTGCCCTCACCGTCCTGATCTTCGCGCTGACCGTCACCGTCGCCCGGCTGGCCGAAGGACGGCGCCCATGA
- a CDS encoding carbohydrate ABC transporter permease — MTSRFERGVTYAVLGVFTVLALTPVVGVLTTALGPPDSLDTGFSLPTDGPHWENFADAWSRGRFGTYLGNSALVAVAVVLLSTALAVPAGYAFGVLRFPGSTALFYLFVIGLTLPQEALVVPLYFDLRHLGLTDGYAALILPQTAQSLAFGVFWMRGYFRSGALPVIEAARVDGAGSWTTLWRILVPMSRPAVSTLVVLTFMWTWNEFLMALVMVSDEAHRTVPLGLAFFRGQHASDAAPLAAAAVLIALPVVVVYVLLQRRLIAGVLGGAVKE, encoded by the coding sequence GTGACCTCCCGGTTCGAGCGCGGCGTCACCTACGCCGTCCTGGGCGTCTTCACCGTCCTCGCGCTCACCCCGGTCGTCGGCGTCCTCACCACCGCCCTGGGCCCGCCCGACTCCCTCGACACCGGCTTCTCGCTGCCGACGGACGGGCCGCACTGGGAGAACTTCGCCGACGCCTGGAGCCGCGGCCGCTTCGGCACCTATCTGGGGAACTCCGCCCTGGTGGCGGTGGCGGTGGTGCTGCTCAGCACCGCGCTGGCGGTCCCGGCCGGCTACGCCTTCGGGGTGCTGCGCTTCCCCGGCTCCACGGCGCTGTTCTACCTCTTCGTGATCGGCCTGACCCTGCCGCAGGAGGCGCTGGTCGTCCCCCTCTACTTCGATCTGCGGCACCTCGGGCTGACTGACGGCTACGCGGCGCTGATCCTGCCGCAGACCGCCCAGTCGCTGGCCTTCGGCGTCTTCTGGATGCGCGGCTACTTCCGGAGCGGCGCCCTCCCGGTGATCGAGGCGGCGCGGGTGGACGGCGCGGGGAGCTGGACCACCCTGTGGCGGATCCTGGTCCCGATGTCCCGCCCGGCCGTCTCCACCCTGGTCGTGCTCACCTTCATGTGGACCTGGAACGAGTTCCTGATGGCCCTGGTGATGGTGAGCGACGAGGCGCACCGCACGGTCCCGCTCGGCCTCGCCTTCTTCCGGGGGCAGCACGCCTCGGACGCCGCGCCGCTGGCCGCCGCCGCGGTGCTGATCGCCCTGCCGGTGGTGGTGGTCTACGTGCTGCTCCAGCGCCGCCTCATCGCCGGGGTGCTGGGCGGCGCCGTCAAGGAGTGA
- a CDS encoding SpoIIE family protein phosphatase, with amino-acid sequence MAERRATSAAESVPDDWPARPELSLALNRMGCFDWDLDSGLMYVDPPALGVLGMTADQYDGHPSSLGRTLPTTETARLDAVVSQALKDGSERYSTYVRVRHEDGEQSWVHTQATIQRDETGRPYRIIGIFRDAPGEPGGESGRPDLAEERIRVTSVVERVTAILAHARTVPDVIDVLNDARALGHLGLASVILGLVEGGRIHIVAEGQLGQPIPEFDWTGIDDPFPMSEVVRTLKPRFIETRQDFATSYPVLWPHLDPLGVSRAAYLPLIAQGRPIATLGLLYKDKEGFGAEERNLIVTLGTSIAQGLQRAMLFEQEHDLAEGLQQAMLPRRIPAIPGTHIAVRYRSARIGRDIGGDWYDVIPLPGGRVGVAVGDVQGHDTHASAVMGQLRIVLRAYAAEGHSPSTVMARASIFLHELDTDRFATCAYGEVDPPTGMVHLVRAGHIDPLLRHTDGTCRRLPLAGGLPLGLSAEFRRLEYPVTTVELDPGETLLMCTDGLVEVPGADLDDGIQQLTQIVRDGPYDIQQLAEKLCAVVEDRGGEDDMALLLLRRRGTDVPQSSGKLQQHVAQGDPDALSSARHMIRAALRAWGAGERTDDIELVADELMTNALLHTDGPAVVTVRMLTGYERRLRVEVEDTSSTLPRRREAGESGVSGRGLLLVDRLADVWGVESRGGGKVVWCEFVCPPRAAGQLSRP; translated from the coding sequence ATGGCTGAACGGCGAGCGACGTCGGCCGCCGAGTCGGTGCCGGACGACTGGCCCGCCCGCCCGGAACTGAGCCTGGCCCTCAACCGCATGGGCTGCTTCGACTGGGACCTCGACAGCGGCCTGATGTATGTGGACCCGCCCGCGCTCGGGGTGCTCGGCATGACCGCCGACCAGTACGACGGGCACCCGTCCTCCCTCGGCCGTACCCTGCCCACCACCGAGACCGCCCGGCTGGACGCCGTGGTCTCCCAGGCCCTCAAGGACGGCAGCGAGCGCTACAGCACCTACGTCCGGGTCCGACACGAGGACGGCGAGCAGAGCTGGGTGCACACCCAGGCCACCATCCAGCGGGACGAGACGGGGCGGCCGTACCGCATCATCGGGATCTTCCGCGACGCCCCCGGCGAGCCCGGCGGCGAGTCCGGGCGCCCGGACCTGGCCGAGGAGCGCATCCGGGTGACCAGCGTCGTGGAGCGGGTCACCGCCATCCTCGCGCACGCCAGGACCGTGCCCGACGTCATCGACGTGCTCAACGACGCCCGCGCCCTCGGCCACCTGGGCCTCGCCAGCGTGATCCTCGGCCTGGTCGAGGGCGGCCGCATCCACATCGTCGCCGAGGGGCAGCTGGGACAGCCCATCCCGGAGTTCGACTGGACCGGGATCGACGACCCGTTCCCCATGAGCGAGGTGGTGCGGACCCTCAAGCCCCGGTTCATCGAGACCCGCCAGGACTTCGCCACCAGCTACCCCGTCCTGTGGCCGCACCTGGATCCGCTGGGCGTCTCCCGCGCCGCCTATCTGCCGCTGATCGCCCAGGGCCGCCCGATCGCCACCCTGGGCCTGCTCTACAAGGACAAGGAGGGCTTCGGCGCCGAGGAGCGCAACCTCATCGTCACCCTCGGCACCAGCATCGCCCAGGGCCTGCAACGCGCCATGCTCTTCGAACAGGAGCACGACCTGGCCGAGGGGCTCCAGCAGGCCATGCTGCCGCGCCGCATCCCGGCCATCCCCGGCACCCATATCGCCGTCCGCTACCGCTCCGCCCGCATCGGCCGCGACATCGGCGGCGACTGGTACGACGTCATCCCCCTGCCCGGCGGCCGGGTCGGGGTCGCCGTCGGGGACGTCCAGGGCCATGACACCCACGCCTCCGCCGTCATGGGCCAGCTCCGCATCGTGCTGCGGGCCTACGCCGCCGAGGGACACAGCCCCTCCACGGTCATGGCCCGGGCCTCGATCTTCCTCCACGAGCTGGACACCGACCGCTTCGCCACCTGCGCCTACGGCGAGGTCGACCCGCCCACCGGGATGGTGCACCTGGTGCGCGCCGGCCATATCGACCCGCTGCTGCGCCACACCGACGGCACCTGCCGCCGGCTGCCGCTGGCCGGTGGGCTGCCGCTGGGCCTGTCCGCCGAGTTCCGCCGTCTGGAGTACCCCGTCACCACCGTGGAGCTGGACCCCGGCGAGACCCTGCTGATGTGCACCGACGGGCTGGTCGAGGTGCCCGGAGCGGACCTGGACGACGGCATCCAACAGCTCACCCAGATCGTCCGCGACGGCCCCTACGACATCCAGCAGCTGGCCGAGAAGCTCTGCGCCGTCGTGGAGGACCGCGGCGGCGAGGACGACATGGCGCTGCTGCTGCTGCGCCGCCGCGGCACCGATGTGCCACAGTCCAGCGGCAAGCTCCAGCAGCACGTCGCCCAGGGCGACCCGGACGCGCTCTCCTCGGCCCGGCACATGATCCGCGCGGCGCTGCGAGCCTGGGGCGCCGGCGAGCGCACGGACGACATCGAGCTGGTCGCCGACGAGTTGATGACCAACGCGCTGCTCCACACGGACGGCCCCGCGGTCGTGACGGTCCGGATGCTCACCGGCTACGAACGCCGGCTCCGGGTCGAGGTCGAGGACACCTCCAGCACCCTGCCCCGCCGCCGCGAGGCCGGGGAGTCGGGGGTGTCCGGGCGCGGGCTGCTCCTGGTGGACCGGCTGGCCGACGTGTGGGGCGTGGAGTCGCGCGGCGGCGGGAAGGTGGTGTGGTGCGAGTTCGTCTGCCCGCCGCGCGCCGCCGGCCAGCTGTCCCGGCCCTAG
- a CDS encoding NAD(P)H-binding protein has product MTDKPIVVLGGTGKTGRRVASQLQERGHLIRVASRSSAHRFDWYDRSTWAAVLDGAAAVYVVDSESPDAAEQLRGFGALAAERGVERLVYLSVRGGEQAGDQDLLAKEAIVKEAGPAWTILRPSWFAQNFSELFILADGVAAGELRLPTGDGLEPFVDAEEIAAVAVAALTEDGHGGQTYELSGPRPLSFGEAVAEIAEATGREIRYVPLTEEEYAAELTAQGLPPEVVTLLNELFRRVRENRDDYLSDGVQRVLGREPADFATYVQRTRFF; this is encoded by the coding sequence ATGACTGACAAGCCGATCGTTGTTCTCGGCGGCACCGGCAAGACCGGCCGCCGCGTGGCCTCCCAGCTCCAGGAGCGTGGTCACCTGATCCGTGTCGCCTCGCGCTCCAGCGCGCACCGCTTCGACTGGTACGACCGGTCCACCTGGGCCGCCGTGCTGGACGGCGCGGCCGCGGTCTATGTGGTGGACTCGGAGAGCCCCGACGCGGCCGAGCAGCTGCGCGGTTTCGGGGCGCTCGCCGCCGAACGGGGCGTGGAGCGCCTGGTCTACCTCTCCGTGCGCGGCGGAGAGCAGGCCGGCGACCAGGACCTGCTGGCGAAGGAGGCCATCGTGAAGGAGGCCGGACCGGCCTGGACCATCCTGCGGCCCAGCTGGTTCGCGCAGAACTTCAGCGAGCTGTTCATCCTGGCCGACGGGGTGGCCGCGGGAGAGCTGCGCCTGCCGACCGGCGACGGCCTGGAACCGTTCGTCGACGCCGAGGAGATCGCGGCGGTGGCGGTGGCGGCCCTCACCGAGGACGGCCACGGCGGGCAGACGTACGAGCTGTCCGGGCCGCGGCCGCTCTCCTTCGGCGAGGCGGTCGCGGAGATCGCCGAGGCCACCGGTCGGGAGATCCGTTATGTCCCGCTCACCGAGGAGGAGTACGCGGCCGAGCTCACCGCGCAGGGCCTCCCGCCGGAGGTGGTCACGCTGCTGAACGAGCTGTTCCGACGGGTCCGGGAGAACCGTGACGATTATCTGTCCGACGGCGTCCAGCGCGTTCTCGGTCGCGAACCCGCCGACTTCGCCACGTACGTCCAGCGCACCCGCTTCTTCTGA
- a CDS encoding DUF4142 domain-containing protein, which produces MLSGVRRFVSGRSTASRYALATTLVVGALAATLVALLIPVQSFGSGGGTAGAAAPAGQASEDDGRGVMSTQYGPLTPLDREFVRKVRLAGLWELPAGRQAQQRGSTRAVKVAGEHLVEGHTELDRMVIQVGGAVGVDLANQPSEQQQDWLRQLEEASGREYERLFANLLRRAHGKVFNLVAQVRANTRNSMVRSLATRANTIVLDHITVLEETGLVDFDALNDTR; this is translated from the coding sequence GTGCTATCCGGCGTGCGGCGTTTCGTCTCCGGCAGATCGACCGCGTCCCGCTACGCGCTCGCCACCACCCTGGTGGTGGGTGCGCTGGCGGCGACGCTCGTGGCCCTGCTGATCCCCGTGCAGTCCTTCGGCAGCGGCGGGGGCACCGCCGGCGCCGCCGCGCCCGCCGGGCAGGCGAGCGAGGACGACGGGCGCGGGGTCATGAGCACCCAGTACGGCCCGCTCACCCCCCTGGACCGGGAGTTCGTCCGCAAGGTGCGACTGGCGGGGCTGTGGGAGCTGCCCGCGGGGCGCCAGGCACAGCAACGCGGCAGCACCAGGGCGGTCAAGGTGGCCGGGGAACACCTCGTCGAAGGTCACACCGAACTCGACCGGATGGTGATCCAGGTCGGCGGCGCCGTCGGCGTCGACCTGGCCAACCAGCCCAGCGAGCAGCAGCAGGACTGGCTCCGACAGCTGGAGGAGGCCAGCGGCCGAGAGTACGAGCGGCTCTTCGCCAACCTGCTGCGTCGGGCGCACGGCAAGGTCTTCAACCTCGTGGCGCAGGTGCGTGCCAACACCCGCAACTCCATGGTCCGGTCCCTGGCCACCCGCGCCAACACGATCGTCCTCGACCACATCACGGTGCTCGAAGAGACCGGGCTTGTCGACTTCGACGCGCTGAACGACACCCGATGA
- a CDS encoding DUF1996 domain-containing protein, with translation MREQSHKRARFARPYVVLASVLALGAGGVAVIAANASAGNSSGPEAGRDTGGANTRQRAQTIDCPDVGDRLRDVPAASRRTVDRNLAQLDVQVADAYRRLTSGRATSGTVLIELKDKRGATIGRIVNALRSASADTSGLTRMSGCQVKWDTVRTTGQTGGQGPGQGAPGQDQGQGAPDQGQGQGQQGQGPSRGDFVDIRNVRPNVNEPGFRGNGSTGTFTSECGRNENGRFNSDNVIVAPGVSNGAHHMHDYVGNDSTDGFSTNESLAASGTTCGNGDQSTYYWPVLRVRDGRQERDVNAPGGGIEGNVGTILTPSEVSIEFRGSPVSRVTPMPRFLRIITGDAKSFTNGTANANASWTCTGFENRELTDKYPICPGGSKVVRTFRFQSCWDGRNIDSANHRTHVAFADDNGVCPQGFRAIPQLVQRITYDVPGGAVFAVDSFPEQLHKPVTDHGDFINVMSNRLMARAAGCINSGRDCG, from the coding sequence ATGAGAGAACAAAGCCATAAACGCGCGCGGTTCGCCCGTCCCTATGTGGTGCTGGCCTCGGTGCTGGCGCTGGGCGCCGGCGGCGTCGCCGTCATCGCGGCGAACGCCTCGGCCGGAAACTCCTCGGGCCCCGAGGCGGGGCGCGACACCGGTGGCGCGAACACCCGACAGCGCGCCCAGACCATCGACTGCCCGGACGTGGGGGATCGGCTGCGGGACGTCCCCGCGGCTTCTCGCCGGACCGTCGACCGCAACCTCGCCCAGCTCGATGTGCAGGTCGCCGACGCCTACCGGCGACTGACCTCCGGGCGGGCCACGAGCGGCACCGTGCTCATCGAGCTGAAGGACAAGCGCGGCGCCACCATCGGCCGGATCGTCAACGCGCTGCGCTCCGCCTCCGCGGACACCTCAGGGCTGACGAGGATGAGCGGCTGCCAGGTGAAGTGGGACACGGTGCGCACCACCGGTCAGACGGGCGGCCAAGGGCCGGGCCAGGGCGCTCCGGGCCAGGACCAGGGGCAGGGGGCTCCAGACCAGGGCCAGGGCCAGGGGCAGCAGGGTCAGGGCCCCTCGCGCGGCGACTTCGTCGACATCAGGAACGTCCGGCCCAACGTGAACGAGCCCGGATTCCGGGGAAACGGCTCCACCGGCACGTTCACCTCGGAGTGCGGCCGCAACGAGAACGGCAGGTTCAACTCCGACAACGTCATCGTCGCCCCCGGGGTGAGCAACGGCGCCCACCACATGCACGACTACGTGGGCAACGACTCCACTGACGGCTTCTCCACCAACGAGAGCCTCGCCGCGTCCGGCACCACCTGCGGCAACGGCGACCAGTCCACCTACTACTGGCCGGTGCTACGGGTGCGCGACGGCCGCCAGGAGCGGGACGTCAACGCGCCCGGCGGTGGCATCGAGGGCAACGTCGGCACCATCCTCACCCCCTCCGAGGTGTCCATCGAGTTCCGCGGCAGCCCGGTCAGCCGGGTCACGCCGATGCCGCGCTTCCTGCGCATCATCACCGGCGACGCCAAGTCGTTCACCAACGGCACCGCGAACGCCAACGCCTCCTGGACCTGCACCGGCTTCGAGAACCGCGAGCTGACGGACAAGTACCCGATCTGCCCCGGCGGCAGCAAGGTGGTGCGCACCTTCCGCTTCCAGAGCTGTTGGGACGGCCGGAACATCGACAGCGCCAACCATCGCACCCATGTCGCCTTCGCCGACGACAACGGCGTCTGCCCCCAGGGCTTCCGGGCCATCCCGCAGCTGGTGCAGCGGATCACCTATGACGTCCCGGGCGGCGCCGTCTTCGCCGTCGACAGCTTTCCCGAGCAGTTGCACAAGCCCGTGACCGACCACGGCGACTTCATCAACGTGATGTCGAACCGCCTGATGGCGCGCGCGGCGGGGTGCATCAACAGCGGCCGCGACTGCGGCTGA
- a CDS encoding helix-turn-helix domain-containing protein — protein sequence MSLAPVAEVTPVTPVTPLRAAPPVADPADRARQVLFEALTRDTASAGERSLPQLAHAARWPLPDTVLAVALAAPGELPRLTAALGDNLVGMVENRPCLLVPDPDPETRLTLESALRGRTAAVGHTVPLYDAGASLRWARRLLSLTPQSGGPEARVVFVDDHLSTLLLLQDESLARALATRWLQPLAGLTPRQSERLEETLLAWLEGGGAPEAAKALHVHPQTVRYRLRQIEKLFGPGLRDPRTRFELELALRSRRLMAQVRRHRSRMARKARGVTGSVAGTVGGMAGGRLGLGVAREARVNGL from the coding sequence GTGTCCCTGGCGCCCGTCGCCGAGGTCACCCCCGTGACCCCGGTGACCCCCCTCCGTGCCGCCCCGCCGGTCGCCGACCCGGCCGACCGGGCGCGCCAGGTCCTGTTCGAGGCGCTGACCCGGGACACCGCCTCCGCGGGCGAGCGGTCACTGCCGCAACTGGCGCACGCCGCCCGGTGGCCGCTGCCCGACACGGTCCTCGCCGTCGCCCTCGCCGCACCCGGTGAGCTGCCGCGGCTGACCGCCGCGCTGGGTGACAACCTTGTCGGGATGGTGGAGAACCGGCCCTGCCTGCTCGTCCCCGACCCCGATCCGGAGACGCGGCTCACCCTGGAGTCCGCGCTGCGCGGCCGCACCGCGGCCGTCGGACACACCGTCCCGCTCTACGACGCCGGCGCCTCGCTGCGCTGGGCGCGGCGGCTGCTGAGCCTGACCCCGCAGAGCGGCGGCCCCGAGGCCCGTGTGGTCTTCGTCGACGACCATCTGTCGACCCTGTTGCTGTTGCAGGACGAGTCCTTGGCCAGGGCGCTGGCCACGCGCTGGCTCCAGCCGCTGGCGGGGCTGACCCCCCGCCAGAGCGAACGGCTGGAGGAGACCCTGCTCGCCTGGCTGGAGGGCGGCGGCGCGCCGGAGGCGGCCAAGGCGCTCCATGTGCATCCGCAGACCGTGCGCTATCGGCTGCGGCAGATCGAGAAGCTCTTCGGTCCGGGGCTGCGCGACCCCAGGACCCGGTTCGAGCTGGAGCTGGCCCTGCGCAGCCGGCGGCTGATGGCGCAGGTGCGTCGGCACCGCTCCCGTATGGCGCGCAAGGCGCGCGGCGTGACGGGGAGCGTGGCCGGAACCGTGGGAGGCATGGCGGGTGGCCGGCTTGGCCTGGGTGTCGCGCGCGAGGCCCGTGTCAACGGGTTGTAG
- a CDS encoding NADH-quinone oxidoreductase subunit NuoF family protein, which produces MTGPWPTLACVGPPRLLAGLDEVARLDRVAHLTVHGALPELRADELVELAENIDLRGRGGAGFPFARKLRAVTASARRRDGRTAVVVNGSEGEPSCLKDTALWLHTPHLVLDGAQLAAEALGAEEVAVGVTRPDVERSIREAIAQRAPSGGCPMRVTLLPERFVTGEGTALTSGLNRGPALPSGRKVRSSDSGLSSLPTLLSNTETFAQLAVAARLGALPYREAGLPTEPGTLLLTVAGRQVVETPTGVPLTYVLQLSGTDAGQGVLVGGYHGRWLGPEAARAATVSRASLSAYDAVLGAGAVLPLPHDTCPAGETLQVARWMAAESAGQCGPCVLGLPAMADALARVVYGGGRTAFEALHGRVRAVRGRGACSHPDGTSSFVASALAAFPEEFEEHAFGSGCGREVLGALPLPAEEGGPEPAAPSAPARGGGEERLMVDWTLCQGHGLCADIIPGVIQLDADGYPAQASMPLPRRQRPRALRAVRRCPALALRIQE; this is translated from the coding sequence GTGACCGGCCCCTGGCCGACGCTCGCCTGTGTGGGCCCGCCACGGCTGTTGGCGGGCCTGGACGAGGTGGCGCGGCTGGACCGGGTGGCGCACCTGACGGTGCACGGCGCGCTCCCCGAGCTGCGCGCGGACGAACTGGTGGAACTGGCCGAGAACATCGACCTGCGCGGCCGGGGCGGAGCGGGCTTCCCGTTCGCCCGCAAGCTGCGGGCGGTGACCGCCTCGGCGCGCCGCCGCGACGGCCGGACGGCGGTGGTCGTCAACGGCAGCGAGGGGGAGCCCAGCTGTCTGAAGGACACCGCGCTCTGGCTGCACACCCCCCACCTGGTGCTGGACGGGGCCCAGTTGGCGGCCGAGGCGCTGGGCGCCGAGGAGGTGGCGGTCGGGGTGACCCGGCCGGACGTGGAGCGCTCGATACGGGAGGCCATCGCCCAGCGCGCCCCCTCCGGCGGCTGCCCCATGCGGGTGACCCTGCTGCCCGAACGCTTCGTCACCGGCGAGGGGACCGCGCTCACCAGCGGGCTCAACCGGGGCCCGGCGCTGCCCTCGGGGCGCAAGGTGCGCTCCAGCGACAGCGGCCTGTCCAGCCTCCCCACCCTGCTGTCCAACACCGAGACCTTCGCCCAACTCGCCGTCGCCGCCCGGCTGGGGGCGCTGCCGTACCGCGAGGCCGGACTGCCCACCGAGCCCGGCACCCTGCTGCTCACCGTCGCCGGCCGGCAGGTGGTGGAGACCCCCACCGGGGTGCCGCTGACCTACGTCCTCCAGCTCTCCGGCACCGACGCCGGACAGGGCGTCCTGGTCGGCGGCTACCACGGTCGATGGCTGGGCCCGGAGGCCGCCCGCGCGGCGACGGTCTCCCGCGCCTCGCTGTCCGCGTACGACGCGGTGCTGGGCGCGGGAGCGGTGCTGCCGCTGCCGCACGACACCTGCCCGGCCGGGGAGACGCTCCAGGTGGCGCGCTGGATGGCGGCCGAGTCGGCCGGGCAGTGCGGACCGTGCGTGCTCGGGTTGCCCGCGATGGCCGACGCGCTGGCCCGGGTGGTGTACGGCGGCGGGCGGACCGCCTTCGAGGCCCTGCACGGCCGGGTCAGGGCGGTCCGGGGCCGGGGCGCCTGCAGCCACCCCGACGGCACGTCCTCGTTCGTGGCCTCCGCGCTCGCGGCCTTCCCGGAGGAGTTCGAGGAGCACGCCTTCGGCTCCGGCTGCGGCCGCGAGGTGCTGGGCGCCCTGCCGCTGCCCGCCGAGGAGGGCGGACCCGAGCCGGCGGCGCCGTCCGCGCCGGCACGCGGCGGGGGAGAGGAACGGCTGATGGTGGACTGGACGCTGTGCCAGGGGCACGGGCTGTGCGCCGACATCATCCCCGGCGTCATCCAGCTCGACGCCGACGGCTACCCGGCGCAGGCCAGCATGCCGCTGCCGCGCCGGCAGCGCCCCCGCGCCCTCCGCGCGGTGCGCCGCTGCCCGGCCCTCGCCCTGCGCATCCAGGAATGA
- a CDS encoding SCO0930 family lipoprotein, translated as MRNMRNKRHAAFAGAAATLIMLTAGACGGEDNKSQESNNKVQPVGDTKDIGKDGYGKGKDYGSDGYGSDGYGSDAGSAAEGEGADVKPAEQLSVREDAKLGEIVTDSRGFTLYRFDKDTPKPPKSNCDGDCATAWPVVPADDASAAAGMDSSLLGSVVRSDGSKQLTLGGWPVYRFAKDTKAGDTKGHGVGGTWNALAPDGKKAGQAGGGEQGEGWEQDAGAADTELTTTEDPKLGTIIVDGKRMTLYRFNKDSAWPMKFACNDACLDTWKPAPPVDKTKVEGVADKLVTTVTRPDGTKQLAIDCWPVYTFTGDAKPGDTNGQGKQGLWFAVTKDGKKAGVAAGE; from the coding sequence ATGAGGAACATGAGGAACAAGCGGCACGCGGCATTCGCCGGAGCGGCGGCCACCCTCATCATGCTCACGGCCGGTGCCTGCGGCGGCGAGGATAACAAGTCCCAGGAGAGCAACAACAAGGTCCAGCCGGTCGGTGACACCAAGGACATCGGCAAGGACGGTTATGGAAAGGGGAAGGATTACGGGTCCGACGGTTACGGGTCCGACGGCTACGGCAGCGACGCGGGCTCCGCTGCCGAGGGCGAGGGGGCGGACGTCAAGCCGGCCGAGCAGCTCTCCGTGCGGGAGGACGCCAAGCTGGGCGAGATCGTGACCGACAGCCGGGGCTTCACCCTCTACCGGTTCGACAAGGACACGCCCAAGCCGCCGAAGTCCAACTGCGACGGCGACTGCGCCACGGCGTGGCCGGTCGTCCCCGCCGACGACGCCTCGGCCGCGGCGGGCATGGACTCCTCGCTGCTCGGCTCGGTGGTCCGCTCCGACGGCAGCAAGCAGCTCACCCTGGGCGGCTGGCCGGTCTACCGCTTCGCCAAGGACACCAAGGCCGGCGACACCAAGGGCCATGGCGTGGGCGGCACCTGGAACGCCCTCGCCCCCGACGGCAAGAAGGCAGGTCAGGCGGGCGGCGGCGAGCAGGGCGAGGGCTGGGAGCAGGATGCCGGCGCCGCCGACACCGAGCTGACCACCACCGAGGACCCCAAGCTCGGCACGATCATCGTCGACGGCAAGCGGATGACGCTCTACCGCTTCAACAAGGACAGCGCCTGGCCGATGAAGTTCGCCTGCAACGACGCCTGCCTGGACACCTGGAAGCCCGCACCGCCGGTCGACAAGACCAAGGTCGAGGGCGTGGCCGACAAGCTGGTGACCACCGTCACCCGGCCCGACGGGACCAAGCAGCTCGCCATCGACTGCTGGCCGGTCTACACCTTCACCGGTGACGCCAAGCCCGGCGACACCAACGGCCAGGGCAAGCAGGGCCTCTGGTTCGCCGTCACCAAGGACGGCAAGAAGGCGGGCGTCGCGGCCGGGGAGTGA